Below is a window of Salvelinus alpinus chromosome 5, SLU_Salpinus.1, whole genome shotgun sequence DNA.
TGATGGCTTAGATATTTGAACCTAGCTTGGTCACAGTTTGAGGTTCTATCTGCAGCTACCTGCAGTGCTCTAACCCTGTGATGACGTCCTGTGTGCATCTGGTTGGCCGAACACAGTGACTTATAGCTGCTGTGCTAATGCTCGGCTTGGCCAAAGAGGTGTCCTACAGTTCAGAGTAGTTTAGACTCAGGCTGAGGGACAAGCACATAGCATGTCTGCTTCTCCAGACCAGAACCCAGGCAGGCTTTTTATGGAGTTGTCATCCAGCCCAGGCCGGGGAACAGCTGTGGAGCCCCAGCAGGAATCCCAGCCCTGTAGAGGTGCTGCGCCCCGGCTCACGTCATCAGCATGCTATCAGCATGCTAATGTGTGGTCCCTCCGCTGCAGTGTGGAGCGACTGGGCCTGCTGCCCCTGTGTGCTCTGCTCATACAAGGGAATTTCACTGGAGTTCAGAGAGTGGTCACCTCCTCGTGAGATAACACAGCTCCATACATACATAGCCTCACCGAAACTCCAACATATACACAGCAGGGCATGGGGCCCAATGTGAGAATATCACTGAGAATAAGCTATTATAACAATACTTCCCTTCCAAAACACTtaagttgtattactgtatttgtTCTTGTAGGTAACGTTATAGTGCAACTAAAGTGGTTACTTTAATATAATAAGAACAATAACATCACGTTGAAGTGACTATTGAAATGCAAAATATAATATTTGTGTGATTTACTTTGTTATTTTGCAATTGGAGAcattttttcatatatatatatatataaaatagggCTTCTTCTAGAATGAGTAGGCCTGAATCTTTTTTCTTACACTAATGGTTTAAACGGTACATTTGAACAGGCAATATTTCAATATTAGTCAACGTTTTGATAGTGAATGCAACATTTGTTGTATTGTTTGATTCGAATATATGTTTTACTTAACTAGTTCTAGTATATAGTGTTGAAGTGTTCTTTATAGCTTGCGACACCTAAGGAAGTTATTTGGAAATTCAGTGCTTTTCTATTTGCGTATAATGGATTTGTGCATAAATTACGCATTTAAGTCAAATGAAGCATGCCGATTTCAAGTTAGATCCGGCGCTGAAACAGGCATACATTCGGTCCAATATGACATTTCCAAAGTAACAAATTGAAAGATTGCATCGACATGTTTTCGTGTAAAAATGGCATCATTTCAGATCGTGAATGTTAATATTTTTAACAGTCGCTCCAAGCCTGACCGGCTCTTCTGCAGTCCAGCCTTTAgattaaaaaatggaaataaaACCGCGGTGTCTTATAATGCACGAGAAATGcttaggcctatattattttaGTTGTCTTTATACTGATTTAAGCCTTGTGTGATTCGCtatgtattttttggggggcagCAGATGTCATGCAATGTAGCGCTAATTAGGCAAGGCCTACAAGCATCTACAGCATGTTGATACTTtaaaaacaaataatttgcaaaCCAGATAACGTAATGAGAATAAACCCATAATCTCAAGGTTGAAAAAAGACAACCCACACATCAAAATAAAAACTCCCATTTAAATGTTATTTAGCAATGGCTAAACTTATTACAGCATACTATATTCCAGTAAAAACAACCTCCCACCCAGAATTCCATATTTGAGAAAAGGCAGTCTGTGAGCCCGTTGTGCCTTTATAAGAGTAGGATAAATGTTTCTCGGCGGTGGGCACGcgttttcctccctctctttgaAACCGTATCCGAGGCGAATTCGCCCTCCCCCCGTAACTGCTGGCTCTGATTTGTTACGGGTTAATTGCAACACACTCCGATTACACAGTTATACATTGGACAGGAGTTTTCGACCTCCAACAGATATTTGTCTTATTTTATATCCAACCATAGGCTATTGTGTTTTTAGCTAATTCCTTTAACATGAGCGTCATTAGGCTAATGGATGTAGCATATACTAATGCATTGTGTTCACCTATAGGCCTGTTCTTGTCTAAACCTGAATCAATTCCTAAATGTGTGTGGCCTTTTTTCACATGAAAATATTTGGTTGATGACCAGAATATTTAAATATTAAGGACTGTGTTATGACGAATATTTTCGATTTTCAAGACAACTTAAATAGAACACCCCGAAAATATGTGACGGCCTTCCTGTTGCACCACACAGTAGAATAGACTGAACTGTATCTGCATGGGGGGGAAAAGAACATTCGACAAGtgtcaaaataatggaaacagacATAATTGTATAGGTATTTCAGCCAGTTAAACAAACTGCATGCCAATACGTTTAATTTTATACAAATTGTGTGTAGTAATATACAGACTAATCTAAAGACACTCGAGTATGCCAATACTCAGCATAACATCATTTACAATTTATACAGTGCTGAAAAATAACGGGTGTCTACACGGATATATACACCTAAATAGACATGTAACTAACAGTGCTTACATCTATATCTTCAATTTCCGTTTTAAAACAAATAAGAACGCGTCATGGCAAATATTGCCAATAAAGCATACTTCAATATTGTGGCTATAAGTGTACAATTAAAAATATGTACAGAATAAATAAGAAGTTGCGCTTTACTATTTAAAAAGTGCCTTCATCTTTCCTTAATTCAGATCGTCTTGTtgttgattacatttttttaatgcatGGTGTAGCCTAATAGCTTAGTCCAAACTCCTCAGAATATCAAATAAAAATCTAACTATCATTTCGATGGAGCCGAGTAGCCTAGCCCGGATAAATGAGCAATGAAGTTGTCCCCGCAGTATATATTTTGAATGCATAACAAAAATAATACACATTATTGTACATTGTAAAATATTCTCAAGTGGTAGTCATCCGCCCGCAGAGTTATAGTACCAAGCGGCAGCTGGGGTTGAGATGCATGAGGTGAGTGTCAACCGGTCTCTGCTTTACCTCTTGTGTGGCACACAGACATTTCTTGAAAATAGCCTACAGCTTAGGCCTCTACACCACAAGGTTGTTCTGTGATATTCCCACACCCTTTTTGGTTTCTGAGAGAGATAAACATTGAAGTTGAACTAAATCTGCATTTGCACGTATTTATTTTTCTGTACCAAATCCTTTTTTGTGTGAAAAGTTGTTTAGTTTATGGGTTCTCTGgcgtgactgttgcttctcttacAGCGCGCTCCAGGGCCTGCCTTCTCTCCTACCTCCAAGGGTTGGGTTGCTTCCTCGTCTCAGCCTTGCAGCCGCTTTGGCTTTAGTGGCTCAAGTCAGTGATGTCCGTTATTCACTGTAAGTGCTGTCACATGACGCAGGGCTTGATGTCCTGGTAGGCGACCTGTTGGTGATGATAGTAGGAACTGCTGCTGGGCGAATGCATCGTTGAAGACGTCATCGCGTTGAAGGAAAAGACGAACTCCTTCCGGTCACACATACTGGGAGACTGAGAATGGTACCGTGGAATACCTAAGAATATAGATACAAGAGTAAATCATATTTTTGTTCACCTTTTGCCATATAGCATGCCAACCCAATGTGAATGTGTTGCTGTCAATTGCCAAAAACAGTATAGTTGTCTTTTTGAATGGGCTAGTGAGAACCACAAGTCGAGAAGGATATAGGCCAGCATTTTAAAGAAAAGGTGGTAGCAAATTAGTtagaaatacatatttgtgggtGCAAGGAAAAATAATAAACTAGTATTGCCACTGGGTGATTGCATATAGCCATAAATTatccataataataataatacacattTACCTTTGTCTATAGAAAGAAAATGTAATAACAAAAATTGGCCTATTTTCAAAAGTGACTTCTGAGCTTTTTGATGTTGGAATAATTTGTTATTTATAGTGTGAATTGTAATATTGTGCATCGTATTATTTAGCCTATATTATTGTAATATTACTATACTATGATATAAAAATCAATTGAAGTAGGACTAGTATTACCTAAATCTTTTCAGAATATTGTTGTAGAGGCTAAATTCGTCCTAAATTGCCTTTCAGGAACAATTAATTGTAATTTGGGTAGACAATCTTTCATTTAATTTGTGAAACCCCCGGTCTGTCTACCCCTCTGATTGGGGCTGTCGTACAGAACTGTTGAGGCTGAGAACCGTCTGGAGAGCTCGAGGGTGGGATAGTTCTAATTGACAGTGGCCTGCTCGCACGCGAATCCCAGAGGACCCGGTGCCTCCGGGACTTGAGTTGGCTGGCTCCGGCTCGCGCTTGTTGTTTTTGTCTCCAGATTGGCACCATTCTAAACACAAGTCCCAGAAGACGGGCCGTCCGAGTGCTTCCTGAAACCACCTCCAGGAATTTATTAGGAAAACAGAGTGAGGGTTAAACCTGCTGTTTGTTAGTTGTCCCACTCCTTGGCCAGTTAAATGAGGACAGGAAACTGAATTACTTAACTTCCTTACTGGATAATTAGACGATTGTTTCTTGCGTCCATTTCCTTATTTCCAAGATAACAGAACCATCAATTCTAACCAATATTATCCGCCAAAAACTGTGGCATATTGGAGTTAAGTGAATACAAATGCACTGAGCATGCCCAGTGCCCAGTCCCTATCTTTGCCCACTGCACTGATTGCAGTAGGCGAAGGCTGCTACATTATTAAAGACCTTTACATTATTGCTATTGgcctactgtatgtatgtatgtatgtatgtatgtatgtatgtatgtataaagACCTTTACATTATTGCTATTGGCCTACTGTATGCAATCTTCATTTACGTTTGTATCTGCTTTCTTCGAAGCAATGCTCCATATACCGAGATATTTTTGTTTTTCTTCACCTCGTTTGTAATTTAAATTAAAAGGTTTTGATTTTGTTCAAAGGAAATGGTGAGCTATAGAATAGGCCTAGTGTTTATTTTGTACACATTTTACGCTATTGGGTATGACTGACTGTAAAAGGCATGCGTAATCATTTACGAAGTTAGTTTACCTTGCAAATCCGTGTTACTGTGTCCGTTCTGATGAAGATTATACTGGTCTAGGGAATGCGTGGGTAAACTGGGCTGCAGCGGGTTCGCCCCGGGGTTGCAGGGAGACAGTGGCTGCTGCTTGATGTAAGAACCTCCGTTATTCAGAGAGGATGAAGGCGCTTGAGCCCAGGCCGAGCTTGAGTAGACGGGATGCGGCTCCATCACTCCCCCGCTGGTGAGGAGGGGCGAGCCTGAATTGTCGTGGTGGGGGTACTCGCCCCCCGTGGATCCTGTGCAGCTTCCCATGTAGGAATGTCCGCTGTTGGCCGACAAGTGGGACATGGAGTGCCCGGCCAGACCCATCCCCTCCATGTTGCCTGCCAAGTGTCCATTCATCATCCCAATCCCGCTGTCCAGAGACAAGCCGTTGGGCGGACAGGACAGGCCCCCGCCGCTCCCCTGGAAGTTATAGGACTCGGGGAGGTGGTTGAATCCCAGGCCGTTCATCATGCTGTACATGGGCTTCAGCGCCTGGCATTTACGCCTGAAGCCCCGCGGCCTCCTGCGGAAGGATCCCTCCTCGAACATGAACTCACTGGCTGGGTCGATAGTCCAGTAGTGGCCCTTCCCGGGCCGCCCGAGCCCCTTGGGCAGCTTTATGAAGCACTCATTCAGGGACAAGTTGTGACGCACGGAATTCTTCCATCCTTGGTAAGAGCCTCTGAAAAACGGGAAGCGGCTCTGTAGGAACTGGTAAATTTCACTGAGCGTCAGGCGTTTGGTGGGAGAGCTCTGGATAGCCATGACTATCAGCGCAATGTAAGAGTAGGGGGGCTTCTCTGGGCGGCGGATCCCCGCGTTGGTCTTTTTGGTTTTGGTGGTGGAGGAGGCGGTCTCCATCACAGTGGTCTGTCCGTGGGGCTTCTCCGGGGCAGACATCGGGCTGCTCTGGGCAGGAGTCTGCGCTGGGGGCTGCTGGACCTCTGCCGTCATTAGTTAGACTATCAGCGCAATGGCAAaaaagtttgacaaaaatatccaCGTCCTCGTTTTGAAGTAGTACTAGAAACTTCGTATAAATAATCAAAGAAAAGTTTAAGATGGTTACCAATAATCTCGATGCTGTGGAACTACGCACGGTCAAATGCAAAGCTGAATTTCTGTAAACCGTGCGTTGTTGCGCTCTTCCTTTTGGTGCCTAAATTCCTTAGCCAATGTGAACCCTGAAATCCGTAGCGATTGTCCAAATTGAAATCGTGGAGAAACGGGAGCTACTTCAACTTCAGTCGGTGTGTTCTCGTGCGTCCGGAGGAGCTCGCCTTTTACTTATCCGTTGCCATCAGCGCCTTGCTAGCTCGAGCGCTTGACCATCAGGACGTCATTGGCGCACCGGGCCCGCCcagtcccctcccactcacaCACATCTGCCTGgctttagtttgtctgggagcagttTTTTTCCAACTCAGAATCAGTGAAGTGGGTCTTTCTTAACACTCAAAATGACATTTTATTGAACAGAAAATTATCATTTTTTAAAATTGAATGGCGTGAAACAGGACTTATTTTCAAATATAGGACATAGCCAACTAGAATATCTGTTTTCAGAATGTAAATGGTAGCCTAATACAACAGGCTACAGAGGCCTATGCTTGAACTTTGCAACGTTGAATAGTCTTTATTTTCGCAACGACAATATTTCTTCCAAACAGtgtttttgaaaatgtatgtttttagTAAGCTTGTATGCACAACTACCGTGATATATAAAACTGGTTTTCCACTTGACAGATACAGCAGGCCAACCTCACCATAGCACATTTCACTGACTTTGACCTATTAAAGTGTGAAGTATGTTTAAAATGTTGCTTAAAATACGCTTATTTGAAAGAAAATGCCTCTATTCAAGACCACGCAGCTGATTTCTTTAAACGATAGACAGGAACATGGGCAGGATGTTTATACTGCAAAATGTAAACATTTTCCCTGGCCTTCTTTAAATAAAAAATCAAGCAAAAAGCCCCGCTAGATCAGCTCATACTCAATCTGATGCATTATGTCCGTTTTAGACAGCTCCTTGTGTATGGATAGGACTTTTCAACGTAAATGCAGAAAGGGATTTCAATCATGTATAATTATTATGTTCACACAGTAGAACTGAGGGTAACAGCTCCCTGAGCCTAGCCGAATACTGGGCACTGAAACTCGGATGAGGACTTCAGATCGACGCCCACCAAACTCTCTCCCCTCAGAATGGTGCTCGAATCAAGGTAAGTCACTTTAAACTTTTGTCAGTTAAAACAAGACAGCGATATGGCTGCGGGCCGTCGTCTCAATTTAGTTCCAATCGAGATTTACTAGACCTGTTGTGCAGTTAGAAGTGCGAATTAGATTGGACGCCATATGATGGTCTAATTAGTCATTTGATTGTAATGTGGTGGGCAGCCTAACCAGACTATAGTGTCACAGAAAAATAGTAACAAATATCATCTGAGTTACAAAGTTAAGCGATGTAGCACATAGGTCTactttattttcctttttgaAAAGTTCGAAGCGCATTCCTTATTAACAAAGAACTGTTTTAGGCTCATAATTTGCAGGCTTATCATTTAGAAAATTAGAATAAGAAAATTATTAATTAGGCTACATTtagaaaatgtaatgttttaaGCAGGACTTTTTACTATAGGTCTTCAAGCGCTTCATTGCACCTCATCCACCATTCTAAATGTAACCAGTTTTTGGCTATTAATTTAAGCCTTGAACCGGTAGgctatatgtatgtgtgtagtggAGAGCCGCCGGTCCATAGACTAAATCTGTTGACAGTAGACTGTTCATTGTTCCCCGGAGAGCGCACAAGCCTTCAGCCCCTCAACCCCCCAACCCTCACTCAGGCGCTCCTGGTGCGCGGGTTCACTCTCCCGGGTGGTTCTGCTGTTTTGGTTTTGCCGGGTTGTTAGACAATTTTATTATATTCTATTGCAATCTTGTAATGAATGCACATATTAGATAGGCAATAACGCAAATCAGTCACAGATACTTTGGCAAATTGTAAATACTAAATGTCTTAATACATTTTGGGTGTCATAAAAGTAGGTTATACAGGCTACTGTTTTTTCTTGACTAAGAGTTTTGAACAGTCTTTGGAATTAAAATATTCTACAATCAACTGTAGTGGTCCTGCAAATATGCGTCTAGAGGAGGCTATTT
It encodes the following:
- the LOC139576158 gene encoding forkhead box protein F1, producing MTAEVQQPPAQTPAQSSPMSAPEKPHGQTTVMETASSTTKTKKTNAGIRRPEKPPYSYIALIVMAIQSSPTKRLTLSEIYQFLQSRFPFFRGSYQGWKNSVRHNLSLNECFIKLPKGLGRPGKGHYWTIDPASEFMFEEGSFRRRPRGFRRKCQALKPMYSMMNGLGFNHLPESYNFQGSGGGLSCPPNGLSLDSGIGMMNGHLAGNMEGMGLAGHSMSHLSANSGHSYMGSCTGSTGGEYPHHDNSGSPLLTSGGVMEPHPVYSSSAWAQAPSSSLNNGGSYIKQQPLSPCNPGANPLQPSLPTHSLDQYNLHQNGHSNTDLQGIPRYHSQSPSMCDRKEFVFSFNAMTSSTMHSPSSSSYYHHQQVAYQDIKPCVM